The proteins below are encoded in one region of Aeromonas veronii:
- a CDS encoding DeoR/GlpR family transcriptional regulator translates to MKQTQRHLEILDVLTRQGFVSTDDLVTHFDVSPQTIRRDLNDLAEQNKIRRHHGGASLHSSTVNTAYSARKVMQLKEKERIAREVAANIPDGSSLFIDIGTTTEAIARALLDHRELRIVTNNLNVASILTAKDDFTVIIAGGEIRNRDGGIVGEATRDFIGQFRMDYGVIGISGIDNDGSLLDFDYHEVKIAQAIIAHSRQVFLAADHTKFGRNAMVNLGNLSQIHALFTDEEPPERLMRLMTQHQIPCHIC, encoded by the coding sequence GTGAAGCAAACCCAACGACATCTGGAGATCCTGGACGTCCTGACCCGGCAGGGCTTCGTCTCGACCGACGATCTGGTGACCCATTTTGACGTCAGCCCCCAGACCATTCGTCGGGATTTGAACGATCTGGCGGAGCAGAACAAGATCCGGCGTCATCACGGCGGAGCCTCCCTGCATTCGAGCACGGTCAACACCGCCTACAGCGCCCGTAAAGTGATGCAGCTCAAGGAGAAGGAGCGTATCGCCCGCGAAGTGGCCGCCAATATCCCGGACGGTTCGTCGCTGTTCATCGACATCGGCACCACCACGGAAGCCATCGCCCGCGCCCTGCTCGATCACCGGGAGCTGCGCATCGTCACCAACAACCTGAACGTCGCCAGCATTCTCACCGCCAAGGATGACTTCACCGTCATCATCGCCGGGGGCGAGATCCGCAACCGGGACGGCGGTATCGTGGGGGAGGCGACCCGGGACTTCATCGGCCAGTTCCGCATGGACTACGGCGTCATCGGCATCTCCGGCATCGACAACGACGGCTCACTGCTCGATTTCGACTATCACGAGGTGAAGATCGCCCAGGCCATCATCGCCCACTCCCGCCAGGTGTTCCTGGCCGCGGATCACACCAAGTTTGGCCGCAACGCCATGGTCAACCTCGGCAACCTCAGCCAGATCCATGCCCTGTTCACCGACGAAGAGCCGCCGGAGCGGCTGATGCGGCTGATGACTCAGCACCAGATCCCCTGCCACATCTGCTGA
- the glpD gene encoding glycerol-3-phosphate dehydrogenase, which yields MSEHYDLVVVGGGINGVGIAADAAGRGLKVALFEAQDLASATSSNSSKLIHGGLRYLEHYEFRLVKEALAEREVLLGMAPHIARPMRFRLPHRPHLRPAWMIRAGLFLYDNLAKRDRLKGSCGVRFLPQDGLKQGINKGFEYSDAWVDDARLVVLNAMLARDKGAEVQTRTRCVKAVRGSKHWTLTLEREGGEQFNVSCRALVNAAGPWVKTFYDESLHEKSPRGIRLIKGSHIIVPRIHEREEAYILQNEDNRIVFVIPYQQDFSLIGTTDVEHKGDPRDAKISSAEVEYLCKVVNGHFNHQIAPSDVIWTYAGVRPLCDDESDSPQAVTRDYTLELSGESDGAPLLSVFGGKLTTYRKLAQAACNKLKPWFGQMGEDWTATTRLPGGEFDCTTSELARAYQLEFDWLDERSAHRIAEAYGSQARLWLHEERGQHFGAGLYESEVRYLINREWAHSLEDILWRRSKLGLRLSEPEQQQLQAWLGAHHHALPKAS from the coding sequence ATGAGCGAACATTATGATCTGGTCGTCGTCGGCGGCGGCATCAACGGGGTCGGCATTGCGGCAGATGCGGCGGGGCGCGGGCTGAAGGTGGCGCTGTTCGAGGCGCAGGATCTCGCCTCGGCTACCTCTTCCAACTCCAGCAAGCTGATCCACGGTGGCCTGCGTTACCTCGAGCATTACGAGTTCCGGCTGGTGAAAGAGGCCCTGGCGGAGCGGGAGGTGCTGCTTGGCATGGCCCCCCACATCGCCCGTCCCATGCGCTTTCGCCTGCCTCATCGCCCACACCTGCGCCCGGCCTGGATGATCCGCGCCGGCCTCTTCCTCTATGACAACCTGGCCAAGCGGGATCGCCTAAAAGGCAGCTGCGGGGTGCGTTTCCTGCCGCAAGATGGCCTGAAACAGGGGATCAACAAGGGGTTCGAGTATTCGGATGCCTGGGTGGACGATGCCCGCCTGGTGGTGCTCAACGCCATGCTGGCCCGGGACAAGGGGGCCGAGGTGCAGACCCGCACCCGCTGCGTCAAGGCGGTGCGCGGCTCCAAACACTGGACCCTGACCCTGGAGCGGGAAGGGGGCGAGCAGTTCAACGTCAGTTGCCGCGCCCTGGTCAATGCGGCCGGCCCCTGGGTCAAGACCTTCTATGACGAGAGCCTGCACGAGAAATCCCCCCGTGGCATTCGCCTCATCAAGGGCAGTCACATCATAGTGCCGCGCATCCACGAGCGCGAAGAGGCCTATATCCTGCAAAACGAGGACAACCGCATCGTCTTCGTCATTCCCTATCAGCAGGATTTTTCCCTGATCGGCACCACGGACGTGGAGCACAAGGGGGATCCGCGAGACGCCAAGATCAGCAGCGCCGAGGTGGAGTATCTGTGCAAGGTGGTCAACGGCCACTTCAACCACCAGATAGCGCCATCCGATGTGATCTGGACCTACGCCGGGGTACGGCCGCTGTGCGATGACGAGTCGGATTCCCCCCAGGCGGTGACCCGCGACTACACCCTGGAGCTCAGTGGCGAGTCCGATGGCGCCCCGCTGCTCTCCGTGTTTGGCGGCAAGCTCACCACCTACCGCAAGCTGGCCCAGGCCGCCTGCAACAAACTCAAACCCTGGTTCGGCCAGATGGGAGAAGACTGGACCGCCACCACCCGGTTGCCGGGCGGCGAGTTCGATTGCACCACGAGCGAACTGGCCCGCGCCTATCAACTCGAGTTCGACTGGCTGGATGAGCGCAGCGCCCATCGCATCGCCGAGGCGTATGGCAGCCAGGCCCGCCTCTGGTTGCACGAGGAGCGCGGCCAGCACTTTGGCGCCGGTCTGTATGAATCCGAGGTGCGTTACCTCATCAACCGGGAGTGGGCCCACAGCCTGGAAGACATCCTGTGGCGCCGCAGCAAGCTGGGGCTGCGCCTCTCCGAGCCCGAGCAGCAACAGCTGCAAGCCTGGCTCGGCGCACATCATCACGCCTTGCCCAAGGCGAGCTGA
- the glpQ gene encoding glycerophosphodiester phosphodiesterase, which yields MKKSSLSLVALGLGAALSLPVLAVDEGKVVIAHRGASGYLPEHTLESKALAYGMGADYLEQDLVMTKDDQLVVMHDHFLDGITDVAERFPGRARADGRYYVVDFTLAEVRSLRMTEPFQLVDGKQVPVYPARFPLWQSSFKIHTFQEEIEMIQGLNKSTGNNIGIYPEIKAPWLFRHEGKDISKAVLKVLKQYGYTSKESKIYLQSFDADELKRIDGELMPALGMDLKLVQLMAETDWNETMVYDAKGKATPYDYDWMFKPGAMKTIATYADGIGPWKPMIVTEPGTPGKPVITGMVKEAHAAGLKVHPYTFRQDEGQIPAYAKDFTDLLNIFLYQADVDGVFSDFPDKAVAVIKAHNNG from the coding sequence ATGAAAAAATCCTCCCTCTCCCTGGTCGCCCTTGGCCTCGGGGCCGCACTCAGCTTGCCTGTACTCGCCGTCGACGAAGGCAAGGTGGTCATCGCCCACCGGGGCGCCTCCGGTTACCTGCCCGAACACACCCTGGAATCCAAGGCGCTCGCCTATGGCATGGGGGCCGACTATCTGGAGCAGGATCTGGTGATGACCAAGGATGACCAGCTGGTGGTGATGCACGATCACTTCCTGGATGGCATCACCGACGTGGCCGAGCGTTTCCCGGGCCGCGCCCGCGCCGATGGTCGCTACTATGTGGTGGATTTCACCCTGGCTGAGGTGCGCTCACTGCGCATGACCGAGCCGTTCCAGCTGGTGGATGGCAAACAGGTGCCCGTCTACCCGGCGCGCTTCCCCCTCTGGCAGTCCAGCTTCAAGATCCACACCTTCCAAGAAGAGATCGAAATGATCCAGGGGCTCAACAAGAGCACCGGCAACAACATCGGCATCTACCCGGAGATCAAGGCCCCCTGGCTGTTCCGCCACGAGGGCAAGGACATCTCCAAGGCGGTGCTGAAGGTCTTGAAGCAGTACGGCTACACCAGCAAGGAGAGCAAGATCTACCTGCAGAGCTTCGATGCCGATGAGCTCAAGCGCATCGACGGCGAGCTGATGCCGGCCCTCGGCATGGACTTGAAGCTGGTACAGCTGATGGCCGAGACCGACTGGAACGAGACCATGGTCTACGACGCCAAGGGCAAGGCGACCCCCTATGATTACGACTGGATGTTCAAACCGGGGGCCATGAAGACCATCGCCACCTACGCCGATGGCATCGGTCCCTGGAAGCCGATGATCGTCACCGAGCCGGGCACTCCGGGCAAGCCGGTCATCACCGGCATGGTGAAGGAGGCCCACGCCGCCGGTCTGAAAGTGCATCCCTATACCTTCCGTCAGGATGAAGGTCAGATCCCGGCCTATGCCAAGGACTTCACCGACCTGCTCAACATCTTCCTCTATCAGGCGGATGTGGACGGGGTGTTCAGCGACTTCCCGGACAAGGCGGTCGCCGTCATCAAGGCGCACAACAACGGATAA
- a CDS encoding 3-deoxy-7-phosphoheptulonate synthase: MQRDPLNNIHIQSEQVMITPAQLKEKLPISDRALAFVQGARNTIADIIHRRDHRLLVICGPCSIHDMDAAKEYATRLKALHDAYQDSLYIVMRVYFEKPRTTVGWKGFINDPNLDGTFDVELGLHRARELLCWLAELELPLATEALDPISPQYLAELFSWSAIGARTTESQTHREMASGLSMPVGFKNGTDGNLGTAINALQAASSPHAFMGINQQGQVALLQTQGNPDGHVILRGGKHPNYDSVNVSLAEEALEKAGLLPGLVVDCSHGNSSKDHRLQPKVADNVIHQIQEGNRSIIGVMLESNLLEGNQSSEQPKAQMRYGVSITDACIDWDTTADLLARCHRQLAAPLKGRTAS, translated from the coding sequence ATGCAAAGAGATCCCCTGAACAACATCCATATCCAGTCCGAACAAGTGATGATCACGCCTGCCCAGCTCAAGGAGAAACTGCCCATCTCCGATCGCGCGCTGGCCTTCGTGCAAGGGGCCCGCAACACCATCGCCGACATCATCCATCGTCGCGATCACCGTCTGCTGGTGATCTGTGGACCCTGCTCCATCCACGACATGGACGCCGCCAAAGAGTACGCAACCAGACTCAAAGCGCTGCATGATGCCTATCAGGATTCTCTCTACATTGTCATGCGGGTCTACTTTGAGAAGCCACGCACCACGGTCGGCTGGAAGGGCTTCATCAACGATCCCAACCTCGACGGCACCTTCGATGTGGAGCTCGGGCTGCACCGCGCCCGCGAGCTGCTCTGCTGGCTCGCCGAGCTGGAGTTGCCACTCGCCACCGAGGCGCTGGATCCCATCAGCCCCCAATACCTGGCGGAGCTCTTCTCCTGGTCGGCCATTGGTGCCCGCACCACGGAATCCCAGACCCATCGTGAGATGGCGTCCGGGCTCTCCATGCCGGTGGGTTTCAAGAACGGTACCGACGGTAACTTGGGCACCGCCATCAACGCGCTGCAGGCGGCTTCCAGCCCCCACGCCTTCATGGGCATCAACCAGCAGGGACAGGTCGCCTTGCTGCAGACCCAGGGCAACCCGGATGGCCACGTGATCCTGCGCGGCGGCAAGCACCCGAACTACGATTCGGTCAATGTGTCGCTGGCGGAAGAGGCGCTGGAGAAGGCGGGTCTGCTGCCGGGCCTGGTGGTGGATTGCAGCCACGGCAACTCCAGCAAGGATCACCGCCTGCAGCCCAAGGTGGCGGACAACGTCATCCACCAGATCCAGGAGGGCAACCGCTCCATCATCGGGGTGATGCTCGAATCCAACCTGCTGGAGGGCAACCAGTCCAGCGAGCAGCCCAAGGCGCAGATGCGCTACGGCGTTTCCATCACCGATGCCTGCATCGACTGGGACACCACCGCCGACTTGCTGGCCCGTTGCCATCGCCAGCTGGCCGCGCCCCTCAAGGGCAGAACCGCGTCTTAA
- the tyrA gene encoding bifunctional chorismate mutase/prephenate dehydrogenase: MAEELNALRDKIDAVDKQLIDLLAARLALVGEVGEVKSRHGLPIYAPDREASMLARRRAEAETLGVPGDLIEDVLRRVMRESYILESASDKEHHFKCMNPALGKVVIIGGQGQLGRLFGQLFSLSGYRVESLEQADWPRADAILSGAGMVMVAVPIDVTCDIIDRLGNLPADCLLVDVTSVKAEPLAHMMAVHKGPVLGLHPMFGPDVASLAKQVIVCCQGREPAASQWLLDQMTIWGARLQQVEAKAHDEAMTFIQALRHFATFAYGLHLSREQANLDRLLNLSSPIYRLELAMVGRLFAQDPHLYADIILSSPQNLAMIRRYYQNFGEALGLLERGDRAGFIDAFSEVSGYFGEKADDFLRESRMLLAQANDRRHHG; this comes from the coding sequence ATGGCCGAAGAGTTGAATGCCCTCAGGGACAAGATAGATGCGGTGGACAAGCAGCTGATCGATCTGCTGGCCGCCCGTCTGGCTCTGGTGGGGGAAGTGGGTGAGGTGAAGAGCCGTCATGGCCTGCCCATCTATGCGCCGGACAGGGAGGCGAGCATGCTGGCCCGCCGCCGCGCCGAGGCCGAGACCCTGGGGGTGCCCGGGGATCTTATCGAGGATGTACTGCGCCGGGTGATGCGCGAATCCTATATTCTCGAATCCGCCAGCGACAAGGAGCATCACTTCAAGTGCATGAATCCGGCCCTCGGCAAGGTGGTGATCATCGGCGGTCAGGGCCAGCTCGGTCGCCTGTTCGGCCAGCTGTTCAGCCTGTCGGGTTACCGGGTCGAGAGCCTGGAGCAGGCCGACTGGCCGCGCGCCGACGCGATACTGAGCGGTGCCGGCATGGTGATGGTGGCTGTGCCCATCGACGTGACCTGCGACATCATCGACCGGCTCGGCAACTTGCCCGCCGACTGCCTGCTGGTGGATGTCACCAGCGTCAAGGCCGAGCCCCTTGCCCATATGATGGCGGTGCACAAGGGTCCGGTATTGGGGCTGCACCCCATGTTCGGGCCCGACGTGGCGAGCCTCGCCAAGCAGGTGATCGTCTGCTGTCAGGGGCGCGAGCCCGCCGCCAGCCAGTGGCTGCTGGATCAGATGACCATCTGGGGTGCCCGCTTGCAGCAGGTGGAGGCCAAGGCGCACGACGAGGCCATGACCTTCATCCAGGCGCTGCGCCACTTCGCCACCTTCGCCTACGGTCTACACCTCTCCCGGGAGCAGGCCAATCTGGACAGGCTGCTGAACCTGAGCTCCCCCATCTACCGGCTGGAACTGGCCATGGTGGGACGGCTGTTCGCCCAGGATCCCCACCTCTACGCCGACATCATCCTGTCGTCACCGCAGAACCTCGCGATGATCCGTCGCTACTACCAGAACTTCGGCGAGGCGCTGGGGCTGTTGGAGCGGGGGGATCGGGCGGGCTTCATCGATGCTTTCTCCGAGGTCTCCGGTTACTTTGGCGAGAAAGCGGACGACTTCCTGCGCGAGAGCCGCATGCTGCTGGCCCAGGCCAACGATCGTCGCCACCACGGCTGA
- the hdfR gene encoding HTH-type transcriptional regulator HdfR: protein MDTELLRTFIEVSKTRHFGRAAENLYLTQSAVSFRIRQLEQQLGVSLFARHRNNIRLTASGERLLPYADAILHTLGRAKQDVALSPGFSQQLAIGAPAVFWELDFNDWLNHVYALAPGLAVRLETASREHLCRQLLERSLDLALLSEPTKIDEIALHPIGELVFELVSRDGSANADSLMQMPHIHLDWGTSFEAQPSRLQSLQKTPVLHSSSANMALQFVLANGGAAYLPRRMVSPFLEQGKLHLVDGAQALSRPLYLAYLEKSDRRELIDQLLTLPLGWDGADLRLPATP from the coding sequence ATGGATACCGAACTGCTTCGGACCTTTATCGAGGTGAGCAAGACCCGGCACTTCGGCCGGGCTGCTGAGAATCTCTACCTGACCCAGTCGGCGGTGAGCTTTCGGATCCGCCAGCTCGAGCAGCAGCTCGGGGTCAGTCTGTTTGCCCGGCATCGCAACAACATCCGCCTGACCGCCTCCGGCGAGCGGCTGTTGCCCTACGCCGATGCCATCTTGCACACCCTGGGCCGCGCCAAGCAGGACGTGGCCCTCTCCCCCGGTTTCAGCCAACAGCTCGCCATCGGTGCCCCTGCGGTATTCTGGGAACTCGATTTCAACGACTGGCTCAATCATGTCTATGCCCTGGCTCCCGGCCTCGCGGTGCGCCTCGAAACCGCATCGCGCGAGCACCTGTGCCGCCAGCTGCTGGAGCGCTCCCTCGACCTGGCCCTGCTCTCCGAGCCGACCAAGATCGACGAGATTGCCCTGCACCCCATCGGCGAGCTGGTGTTCGAACTGGTGAGCCGGGATGGCAGCGCCAACGCCGACAGCCTGATGCAGATGCCCCATATTCATCTGGATTGGGGCACCAGCTTCGAGGCCCAGCCGAGCCGGTTGCAGAGCCTGCAGAAGACGCCGGTGCTGCACTCGAGCTCCGCCAACATGGCGTTGCAGTTCGTGCTGGCCAACGGCGGCGCCGCCTATCTGCCGCGGCGGATGGTGAGCCCCTTCCTGGAGCAGGGCAAACTGCACCTGGTGGACGGGGCCCAGGCCCTGAGCCGCCCGCTCTACCTCGCCTATCTGGAGAAATCCGATCGCCGGGAGCTCATCGATCAGCTGCTGACCCTGCCCCTGGGCTGGGATGGCGCCGATCTGCGACTGCCCGCCACACCATGA
- the maoP gene encoding DUF413 domain-containing protein produces the protein MSFESDKRFNDFKHFPRGLRRSGEFTVAEADSLEKYGTVMLALYQGNLAPRDDVETAFIEQVKSGAAGSNPHAKVWFKYLKVIGPKRVHRLCTVAGGANEDAGGSFESSGGGGSDESLD, from the coding sequence ATGAGCTTCGAATCAGATAAGCGTTTCAATGACTTCAAACATTTCCCCCGTGGCCTGCGTCGCAGCGGTGAATTTACCGTCGCCGAAGCGGACAGTCTGGAAAAATACGGTACCGTCATGCTGGCGCTCTATCAGGGCAATCTGGCCCCCCGTGATGATGTCGAAACCGCCTTTATAGAGCAGGTGAAATCCGGCGCCGCCGGCAGCAACCCCCACGCCAAGGTGTGGTTCAAGTATCTGAAAGTCATCGGCCCCAAGCGGGTTCATCGCCTGTGTACCGTGGCCGGTGGTGCCAACGAAGATGCCGGTGGCAGCTTCGAGAGCAGTGGCGGTGGCGGCAGTGACGAGTCCCTCGATTAA
- the eco gene encoding serine protease inhibitor ecotin: protein MKTVLRFSLLGALLLGGHAFAAEPKKFDISMFPAAEVNQERVVIRLPEVENEADMMVELQVGKKMLVDCNLPRFAGNLEQHSVKGWGYNYLALGQVSGPVSTLMACPNGQKKETFIQIYGQGFFVNYNSKLPFVIYVPQEYEVRYRLWRADNLAQPAMIE from the coding sequence ATGAAAACCGTATTGCGTTTTAGCCTGCTGGGCGCCTTGTTATTGGGCGGCCATGCCTTCGCCGCCGAGCCTAAAAAATTCGATATCAGCATGTTCCCCGCCGCCGAAGTGAACCAGGAACGTGTCGTGATCCGTCTGCCGGAAGTCGAGAATGAAGCGGACATGATGGTCGAGCTGCAGGTCGGCAAGAAGATGCTGGTGGACTGCAACCTGCCGCGTTTCGCCGGCAACCTGGAACAGCACAGCGTCAAGGGCTGGGGCTACAACTACCTGGCACTTGGCCAGGTCTCCGGCCCCGTCAGCACCCTGATGGCCTGCCCGAATGGCCAGAAGAAGGAGACCTTCATCCAGATCTACGGTCAGGGCTTCTTCGTGAACTACAACTCCAAGCTGCCCTTCGTCATCTATGTGCCGCAGGAGTATGAAGTACGCTACCGCCTGTGGCGTGCCGACAACCTGGCCCAGCCAGCCATGATCGAGTGA
- a CDS encoding DUF1566 domain-containing protein, which translates to MNKFLLTLLLSLCSPLALAIAICDDNLPRTSPTSRFLDHGNGTVTDRASGLTWMRCQLGQSWQGNSCSGEPTRLYWQQALLTAERIRTESNHTLYGFGGHTDWRLPTIKELTSLLESACYKPALNETIFPRAMAGDGKEVNDGYVYLWSSTPFPAGKTVAYLDITSGSVGLRAPSAWAKQVLLVR; encoded by the coding sequence ATGAACAAGTTTCTCCTGACTCTGCTGCTCAGTCTCTGCAGCCCGCTGGCCCTGGCCATCGCCATCTGTGACGACAACCTGCCCAGAACCAGTCCGACGTCCCGCTTCCTCGATCACGGCAACGGCACGGTGACGGACAGAGCCTCCGGCCTCACCTGGATGCGCTGCCAACTGGGACAAAGTTGGCAGGGCAACAGCTGCAGCGGCGAGCCGACCCGCCTCTACTGGCAACAGGCCCTGCTGACGGCCGAGCGGATCCGCACCGAATCCAATCACACCCTCTATGGCTTTGGCGGTCACACCGACTGGCGTCTGCCCACCATCAAGGAGCTCACCAGCCTGCTGGAATCGGCCTGCTACAAACCGGCATTGAACGAGACCATCTTCCCGCGGGCCATGGCCGGTGACGGCAAAGAGGTGAACGACGGCTATGTCTATCTCTGGTCCTCCACGCCCTTCCCCGCGGGCAAGACGGTGGCCTACCTCGACATCACCAGCGGTTCTGTCGGACTGCGCGCCCCCAGCGCCTGGGCCAAGCAGGTGCTGCTGGTTCGCTGA
- a CDS encoding Lcl domain-containing protein, whose translation MTPLACLLAPLLTACGGGGTDEAPLAAPDYHLTVNLPQAGTLCVNLNQNESCDAGEPEVSGTAGARQLNGTSPALLTSPLLFIPTDAAALTLTHPAARLDGQTLTPTPLSTLLQVRIGDGIPPAQALTALLADLAPLQPGQDLAALGQLEAFNQALAELALAALDDATTLPGVAANERRRQIWQGLMTLLPELGQHFAQSPELLSLQSRLADVLRQQQPRALVTASGVTTYTDGVDYLLTSEPADHPGQDASLKQSPLRYRKLDSQGQPLPDSATQWDCVEDLNTGLVWEKKLDDPGSPRDLHRVFAWEFGNYHPSQDERDYACPDGDAICSTEEYRQWLNSQKLCGIQTWRLPHNQELMSLQHFGSLTQQDGQVVSMDVRYFPDVGPSNGDYDGIYWSQTLTPSRRLESVPIAVLGPQFLGEDPGADYPYAVQNPDEVNALQLRLVAEVTR comes from the coding sequence ATGACCCCGCTGGCCTGCTTGCTGGCGCCCCTGCTCACCGCCTGCGGCGGTGGTGGCACGGATGAGGCCCCCCTGGCGGCGCCGGACTATCACCTGACGGTCAACCTGCCCCAGGCGGGCACCCTTTGTGTCAACCTCAACCAGAACGAGAGCTGCGATGCCGGTGAACCCGAGGTCAGCGGCACTGCCGGTGCCCGCCAGCTGAACGGCACCTCTCCCGCCCTGCTGACCAGCCCGCTGCTGTTCATCCCGACGGATGCCGCGGCCCTGACCCTGACCCACCCGGCGGCACGTCTGGATGGTCAAACCCTCACCCCGACCCCGCTCAGTACCTTGCTGCAGGTGCGCATCGGTGACGGCATTCCCCCCGCCCAGGCGCTGACCGCCCTGCTGGCGGATCTGGCCCCCCTGCAGCCGGGCCAGGATCTGGCCGCCCTCGGCCAGCTTGAGGCGTTCAACCAGGCCCTCGCCGAACTGGCGCTGGCCGCCCTCGACGATGCCACTACCCTGCCGGGCGTGGCGGCCAATGAACGTCGCCGCCAGATCTGGCAGGGTCTGATGACCCTGCTGCCCGAACTTGGCCAACATTTTGCGCAAAGCCCCGAACTGTTGAGCTTGCAATCCCGTCTCGCCGACGTGCTGAGACAGCAACAACCCAGGGCCCTGGTCACCGCCAGCGGCGTCACCACCTACACGGACGGGGTGGACTACCTGCTGACCAGCGAGCCTGCGGATCACCCAGGTCAGGATGCCAGCCTAAAGCAGTCCCCCTTGCGTTATCGCAAGCTCGACAGCCAGGGACAGCCGCTGCCAGACAGTGCCACCCAGTGGGATTGCGTGGAAGATCTCAACACCGGCCTCGTCTGGGAGAAGAAGCTGGATGATCCGGGCAGCCCGCGGGATCTGCACCGGGTCTTCGCCTGGGAATTTGGCAACTATCACCCGAGCCAGGATGAGCGGGACTACGCCTGCCCCGATGGCGATGCCATCTGCTCCACCGAGGAGTACCGTCAATGGCTCAACAGCCAGAAGTTGTGCGGCATCCAGACGTGGCGCCTGCCCCACAATCAGGAGTTGATGAGCCTGCAGCATTTCGGCTCCCTCACTCAGCAAGATGGCCAGGTGGTCAGCATGGATGTGCGCTACTTCCCGGATGTTGGTCCCTCCAACGGGGACTACGATGGCATCTACTGGAGCCAGACCCTGACCCCGTCCAGACGCCTTGAGAGTGTGCCCATCGCGGTCCTGGGTCCCCAGTTCCTAGGGGAGGATCCGGGCGCCGATTATCCCTATGCGGTCCAGAATCCCGATGAAGTCAATGCCCTGCAACTGCGCCTGGTGGCCGAGGTAACCCGATGA